The genomic segment TCATCTTTTCCAGCTGCTGCCACCTCTCCTACATAGGGATCTTTAGAATTTATTCCAGCTCTTTTACGCAATTCTTTTAGCATCGTTTCTGCAGTCTTACCCCAACCAAGCGGATCAGCTTTAGGCCCCCAAGCCTCGTTGGCAGCTTCCGCATAATTCAGCCATAGTTCTCCTTTACGGAAAATACAATAGTGATGCTTGGCTCTAGTAACAGTTTCTCCTGGAACAAGAGAAACATTTTCACTTATCGTCTTACGCAAATAATAACCCGTACGCGTAGCCTTTTCTTTATTACTTTCCGTATCCAGCCCTCCTTCAAAAGTTTCAACCTTTGTTTTGGAGAAAGTAGCACCATTGTACAAGATTGCCAGATCAAAACGTGGATCACGATCAATATAAGGATCCTCAGGCTTATATCCACTATGTTCAACATCGGTAATAGGGTAACCGTTTTTCATAGGAAAAGCATCCACCAGTTGTTGTGACGGGTTAGTACGTCCCCAACCATATAATTGGGGAATAAAATTATTTTGCTCAGGAGTATTGATATCTTCCTGATAATTACGCCACAAGATTTCGGCATGATCAGGTTTCTCAAAGAAATCGGCTTTCATTGCCGGTAATGAAGTGCCACTGAGTTGAATAGCTTCCATAGCATATTGAGCAGCTGTTTCCCATAATTTTATTTTTTCAGTTTCACTTTTTTCTATGGTATATAATGGACTCGCCGCATAAAGTGCCACGCGTGATTTTAAACACATTGCTGCAATCGCAGTAGCACGGCCTTCCTTTGTCGGTCCCAACTCTGCATTATTTACATCGTCATATTTTTTAGGAAGATATAATAAACTATTGTCAATATCATCGTATATTTGCTTTACACAATCATCAAATGAATTACGAGCTTGCTTGATATTTTCACCTTGCGGTAAAGACTTGGTGACAATAGGAAAGCCTAACAACTGCCCGTTTGTAGCAATTCCTGAGAACCGGCTTAACAGTTCAAATTGGTACCATGCTCTTAGAAAATAAGCTTCTCCTTTTGAACGACGCTGAATGACCGTATTAAGTTCATCCTTATTGGAAAACTTAATGTGCGGAGCCCGTTCCAGAAAATAGTTCATATTTCGAATCTGTCTATAGCAATTAGTCCACGTATCAAAAGGATTATAATTAGGACGCCATGAACCTAAGGCCATATTCAAAATCGGAGTATTATAATCATTAGTTACAGCATTATCAGTAGCACAATCAAGGTAATTGTTTGAAAAGCAATCATAATAGGTCGGCAATTGAGCATAACCATCTACTAATGCTCCCATGGCGAATGTTCGGTCACTCCAAACAGTTTCATCGTTGTAGTTATCATCTATTTTGGGATCCAGAAAATCTGAGCAGCCATATAGACTAATCAAGACAACGACTAATAATTGTTTTATAATATCTTGTAGTTTCATATTCGATAAATTTATATTTATTTTTCCCATTAGAATACAACATTAATTCCCCCAGTAAACGAACGGAAGAAAGGATATCCGGTTACACCTGCATCGATATACTCTGGATCTAGGTCTTTTATCGAAGAAATAGTGAATAAATTAGATCCCCTTACAAATAGCTTCACTTGCTTTAATGTCATCTTATTCGTTATGTTCTGAGGTAATGAATAACTCAACATTGCATCGCGTAATTTGAAAAAGTTTCCACTACGCATCCACAAAGAAGAAGAACGATAGTTATTTTGGTTTTGCTGTGTAGTAAGTCTCGGGAATTTACCTTCACCGGTAGACGGGTTAAAATAATTCTTAACAAATGTGGAATACTTTTGATCTTCCCTCATCCAATAATATGAGTTGTTCAGATAGATGTCATATTGTGCCATACCTGAACCTGATAGAGAAAGCTCAAAACCTTTATATGCCAGATTAATGTTCAGCCCAAATTGAAAACGTGGATATTCGTTGCCTATTGGCAACATATCGTTCTCATTAATATGATGATCATTATTTATATTTGCATACTTTACATCACCAATCTGTACAGGACCGAAATCTTGCACTGGATGTGCTGCAATTTCATCTCCACTTTTGAAGAGCCCTTCAGCTATCAGTCCAAAACGAGTATCAACCGGCTTACCCTCTTTTTTACGGTTTGAAGATAAACCTTCCATATCATCAGTTTTCTCATATACAGCCTTACTCCATATAGTATTTCCACCTATTGAATAATGAAGTTTCCCAATATTACCCGAATATTCCAAAGCCAATTCTACCCCCTGATTGCGTACACTTCCATAGTTCCTATACATCAATTCACCTCCATTTATGGAACTGAATGAAGTAGTAGGAGTAAGAATGTCATAACGATAATTATTAAAATAGTTAAAGTCTGCAGTCAAACAATTCAAGAATGAGGCTTCTGCTCCAATATTAATTTCAAATGACTTTTCCCATGTTAAATCCGGATTTCCCACATGTACCAACGTCGATGTATTGACATCTTCCTCCAGTTTTGGACCAAAGTGTGTGCTTTGACTAGTATTCCAACGAGACTCAAACAAGAAGAAATCAAAATAGTTATCAGTTCCCAATAATCCCGTACTAGCTTTTATTTTCAAGAAATCAAGCCATTCTTTATCTTTTAAGAATTTTTCTTCTGAAGCAATCCAGGCAACTCCCACTGTTGGGAAATAACCATAGCGATTTCCCTTTGTAAAACGGGAACTACCCATTACTGCCATATCCAATTCTGCAATCCATTTTTTATTGTACACATAATTTGTACGAAGTGCAAAAGTTCTGTTCACATCATCCTGTGAAGAGCCTAAGTTTTCCCGTCTACTTTGGAATATCACTAAATCAGATTTTAATTGGTGCTTTGCTTGAAACGTACGATCATAACTCAATTGGCCAAAGTAACCATAGTTACGATACATTTGGTCTGCAATTCTACTTTTATCAGACACTTTCTTTTCTACAGTAAGCAGTTCTTTCCCTATCAAACTATTTTCATTAAAAATAGGACGATATGAAGAAAAATTCTCATTTTTACCTACCACTAAATAATTATAAACGTCAAATGTTACATAAGCCTTAGCACTCAATCCTTTAACATACCTATCCAGACTTAAATCAAAGCCAATATTAGTTTGCCCTTTTCTGACTGTATTTTCTTTAGAGCCACCTAATGCCATCTCAGCATATATATTCTCGCGCGACGAAGAAAGATTAGCATTCTCCATAGCACCATAAATTTCGGTACCCGGATTTCCAGGATCACTGAATTTTATGGGATAAGCGTTCGGTCTATGCGAGGATAAACGAGAAAAAAGTTTATCAGCTGACATATAGTTAGTTGTGTAAAATTCCATTTGTCCAGCAATATCAACAAACGCTTTCAACCAATCATTTACCTTGTAATCAAGATTCACTCGCAAATTGAATTTATTGGAAGTATTGTTTTTGCCAACAGCCTCATATCCACCATAACCAGCATAGGTCGCATTTACATAATATTGAGCAGATTCATTTCCACCACGGAACTGTGCTATTGCTTTTCTATAACTCATATGATCGTTCAAGCACAGCTTATGAAAATCAACATCCGGATAAAGCACCGGATTGGTTCCCATACGATAACCATCAATATCAGTCTGAGTATAGTAAGGTGATAAACCATCATTAATTCTTGCCTGATTATACATGGTTGCATAATCAGCCGAATTTAAATATTCAGGCATACGCACAGGAGTTTGTGCTCCAAATTCAATATTAAATTGACGATCCCTTTTATATTTTATTCCTCTTTTAGTTTTTACCAACAGTACACCATTTACTGCCTTGGGGCCATATAATATTTTAGAAGTAGCATCTTTCAATACAGTAATTGATTCTATTTCTTCTGGAGTCAAATCTTCTAGAGGACGTTCAATGCCATCAATGATAATTAATGGAGCATTATCCGTTGCTGAACGAGATAAACCTCGTATATTAAGTACAGTAGCAGAACGCCCAGGCTCAGTTGGTACTTGTGAAACATTTAAACCAGGGGCTTTGCCAGAAAGTATATTTAATACATTCATTTGATTGGAACTAGAAATAGCATCCTCATCTATAGTTGATGTAGCACCCACAATTTCTCTTGCTATGGTTTTCCGGAATGGCAGTTCAACTTCATCTTTCACTCCTCCATAAGGAATCGATTTTTCCATTACTACTACAGGATTCTGCTTGATTACAGATACTCCCAAATATTGTGGTTCAAATCCAGGCACATCAAAAACTAATGTACTGTTATCAGTTACTTTCAAAGAAAATTTTCCCTGTTTGTCTGTGGACGATTCAAAAATACCTTCATCAACAGTTATTCTTACTGATTGAATCGGATTTCCTTCTTTATCGACAACTTTTGCCTTTATCTCAGAATATTGTTTGCTTCTTTTTTGTGCATAAATGTTACTTTCCGAAAAGAATGGCAGTAGAAGCATCAGAATAATGTATATATATAATGTTTTCATATCCTACAAATTAAAATTTATAGATCTTTTTCTACCAACCTGGATTTTGCTCTACATTATTGAGCATTTCCATTTGGCTTTTAGGTATCGGATACCAATAATGTTTATCTTCGAATACACGCTTATAATCAGGATGTTCCATATATTCAAACCGGAACTGATCTTTGCCAGTACGAGTAATCACCGCCTTATAAATAACTTTTACTGCATCCTTAGCAATTCTCCAACGGCGGATATCATACCAGCGATGGTCTTCAAAACATAGCTCAACAGCTCTTTCATTACGAATCCGTTCTCTGAAGATTTCTTTATTAGCTTTGTATTCATTTCTAACCGGAACCGCTCCTACTCTATTACGGATGATGTTAATAGCATCTACGGCAGACATATCCGTACCTGGCACCTTCGTTTCAGGTCCATACGCTTCATTAGCCGCTTCGGCAAAATCAAGATAAAGTTGTGCTACCCTGATATAAATTGCAGGCATATAATAGTTATAATCATTTTCCCACTTATTGGCTGTTTCAGGCCACCACTTCCGAATAAGATATGGACAACGCGGATTGTATGTCTGCGAGAACAAAGCCATCATATCTGCAGATTTTGAATTATCATATGTGTTATATTCCCATAATTCGAAATAATGAGGAACACCTTTGTTATTTCCCCATTTCACTCCATTATACAGAATATCATAATAGAAACGAGGATCACGATTCACATAGGGATTTTGATCATCATAATCAGCACCTGCATCTTTGATAGCACGTCCATCAGCCATTTCAAACATATCTACCATATTCTGTGTAGGAGATGCACAATGTACATTAGAAGCGCACATAGAGTTAGGTATAAAATTGGCATTCCACTCACTCTTAGCACGTATCCCATTTCTTTTAGTCTGATAAAAAATGGCCTCATCACTAGCCATGATATCTTTATTATAAAATATCTTAGAATATTCTTCCACTGTCTTACCTGGCATTAATCTATTGCAACCTGTTTGGTTGATATAATCAATAGCTTCCCATGCGGCCATAGCTGCCTTTTTACAGATTTCAAGATCATAATTATAGTTAAGTTCAGGACACATCGAAGGGCTAGCTGAATAAAGAAGTGCCATACTTTTAAGAGCCAATGCAGCTGCTTTTGTAACACGACCCTTTTCTGAAGCTCCCCATTTCTCTGGTAACAACTGATATGCAAGTTCAAGATCAGAAACAAGCCAATCTGTTGATTCATGATAAGATAAGCGTGGAAAATCCATATCATCATCCGACAAGAATACTTTATCAAACTTGAACATACCTCCCCAACGACGAATTATTTCAAAATAATTCCAAGCTCTAAAAAAATAAGCCTGCCCTAAC from the Bacteroides eggerthii genome contains:
- a CDS encoding RagB/SusD family nutrient uptake outer membrane protein; amino-acid sequence: MKLQDIIKQLLVVVLISLYGCSDFLDPKIDDNYNDETVWSDRTFAMGALVDGYAQLPTYYDCFSNNYLDCATDNAVTNDYNTPILNMALGSWRPNYNPFDTWTNCYRQIRNMNYFLERAPHIKFSNKDELNTVIQRRSKGEAYFLRAWYQFELLSRFSGIATNGQLLGFPIVTKSLPQGENIKQARNSFDDCVKQIYDDIDNSLLYLPKKYDDVNNAELGPTKEGRATAIAAMCLKSRVALYAASPLYTIEKSETEKIKLWETAAQYAMEAIQLSGTSLPAMKADFFEKPDHAEILWRNYQEDINTPEQNNFIPQLYGWGRTNPSQQLVDAFPMKNGYPITDVEHSGYKPEDPYIDRDPRFDLAILYNGATFSKTKVETFEGGLDTESNKEKATRTGYYLRKTISENVSLVPGETVTRAKHHYCIFRKGELWLNYAEAANEAWGPKADPLGWGKTAETMLKELRKRAGINSKDPYVGEVAAAGKDEFRQLVQNERRIELCFENHRFFDIRRWMLPLEVINTPVKGVTIQKVGDTFTYEFDKVVETRNYQDYMYYGPIPEAEVNSTNGLILQNKGW
- a CDS encoding SusC/RagA family TonB-linked outer membrane protein, which encodes MKTLYIYIILMLLLPFFSESNIYAQKRSKQYSEIKAKVVDKEGNPIQSVRITVDEGIFESSTDKQGKFSLKVTDNSTLVFDVPGFEPQYLGVSVIKQNPVVVMEKSIPYGGVKDEVELPFRKTIAREIVGATSTIDEDAISSSNQMNVLNILSGKAPGLNVSQVPTEPGRSATVLNIRGLSRSATDNAPLIIIDGIERPLEDLTPEEIESITVLKDATSKILYGPKAVNGVLLVKTKRGIKYKRDRQFNIEFGAQTPVRMPEYLNSADYATMYNQARINDGLSPYYTQTDIDGYRMGTNPVLYPDVDFHKLCLNDHMSYRKAIAQFRGGNESAQYYVNATYAGYGGYEAVGKNNTSNKFNLRVNLDYKVNDWLKAFVDIAGQMEFYTTNYMSADKLFSRLSSHRPNAYPIKFSDPGNPGTEIYGAMENANLSSSRENIYAEMALGGSKENTVRKGQTNIGFDLSLDRYVKGLSAKAYVTFDVYNYLVVGKNENFSSYRPIFNENSLIGKELLTVEKKVSDKSRIADQMYRNYGYFGQLSYDRTFQAKHQLKSDLVIFQSRRENLGSSQDDVNRTFALRTNYVYNKKWIAELDMAVMGSSRFTKGNRYGYFPTVGVAWIASEEKFLKDKEWLDFLKIKASTGLLGTDNYFDFFLFESRWNTSQSTHFGPKLEEDVNTSTLVHVGNPDLTWEKSFEINIGAEASFLNCLTADFNYFNNYRYDILTPTTSFSSINGGELMYRNYGSVRNQGVELALEYSGNIGKLHYSIGGNTIWSKAVYEKTDDMEGLSSNRKKEGKPVDTRFGLIAEGLFKSGDEIAAHPVQDFGPVQIGDVKYANINNDHHINENDMLPIGNEYPRFQFGLNINLAYKGFELSLSGSGMAQYDIYLNNSYYWMREDQKYSTFVKNYFNPSTGEGKFPRLTTQQNQNNYRSSSLWMRSGNFFKLRDAMLSYSLPQNITNKMTLKQVKLFVRGSNLFTISSIKDLDPEYIDAGVTGYPFFRSFTGGINVVF
- a CDS encoding RagB/SusD family nutrient uptake outer membrane protein — protein: MKNKSIYLILSVFMLLSSCEDYLDKSPDMGITDKEVFQNYLSYRGVLDKVYVLTCDPFLSTHGGGRFAFGDEGLCTAKGTCHRDLNDGNFMLTKDNLELGWYTSEAMNSVATNKMPIIAMAMRNLRTVNLCISHIDDLQDATPEQRDQLLGQAYFFRAWNYFEIIRRWGGMFKFDKVFLSDDDMDFPRLSYHESTDWLVSDLELAYQLLPEKWGASEKGRVTKAAALALKSMALLYSASPSMCPELNYNYDLEICKKAAMAAWEAIDYINQTGCNRLMPGKTVEEYSKIFYNKDIMASDEAIFYQTKRNGIRAKSEWNANFIPNSMCASNVHCASPTQNMVDMFEMADGRAIKDAGADYDDQNPYVNRDPRFYYDILYNGVKWGNNKGVPHYFELWEYNTYDNSKSADMMALFSQTYNPRCPYLIRKWWPETANKWENDYNYYMPAIYIRVAQLYLDFAEAANEAYGPETKVPGTDMSAVDAINIIRNRVGAVPVRNEYKANKEIFRERIRNERAVELCFEDHRWYDIRRWRIAKDAVKVIYKAVITRTGKDQFRFEYMEHPDYKRVFEDKHYWYPIPKSQMEMLNNVEQNPGW